Genomic window (Lentimicrobium sp. L6):
ATTATGAATTAGGTTTTACTCAGAAGTTAACCAATACTTCTTCTTTAAGTATTGCGGCTTATTATAAGGAAATTAGAAATTTGGTTCAATACTCACGTTATGCTGGTGCTTATCCAAAGGATTATTATACTTATAAAAATATTGACTTTGGTACCGTTAAAGGTTTAACCTTAACTTATGACTTAAGAAGAACAAAAAATGTTAGAGTTAGAGCGGCCTATACTTTACAGTTTGCTGAAGGTACAGGTTCTTCTACAACTACTGCAGCAGCATTGGTAAACTCAGGTTTACCAAATCTACGTTCTGTGAATCCACTTGCTTGGGATAGACGCCATGCCATTAACTTAGTATTAGACTATCGTTATGGTGGTGGAAAGACTTATGACGGTCCTGTTATAAGCAGAGATAAATCTGGTAAAGCTCCCGTACAATTATTAGCAAATACTGGTGTTTCTCTTACCTTTAATGGTGGTAGTGGTACTCCTTATACCAGATCAGAAAATGTTTATGCTGTTGGTAGTGCAACATCGAATATCTTAAAAGGTACTTATTTTGGTTCTAGGATTCCATGGACATTCCGTATGGATTTACGAATTGATAAGGATATCAAATTCAAATTAAAAGAAGGTGGCAATGGTCGTCAGGCTTATATGAATATTTATTTTTCAATCAATAATATATTGAATTCTCAAAATATTCAATCAGTTTATTCATACACTGGTAACCCAGATGATGATGGTTATTTAACAGCACCTCAGTGGCAAAGTGAAATTTCTCAGCAGTTAAATGAGGAATCATATAGATTATTGTATGAGTCTTTTGTAAATAACCCTGGTAATTATAGCTCTCCACGTACTATTCGTTTAGGTGTAATGTTTAACTTTTAATTAGATGCTGAACTATATTTTGGAAATGAAAAAAAATAAAGAAATGAAAAATATATACAGGTTATTATTGATTTTATTGAGTTTCTCAGTTCTGGCACCTGTTAATGCAAGAGAGCATCAAGGAACCAATAAGTCAGCAAATCATGTTAAATCCACAGCGGCAGGTTGTACTCAAGCTACCAGTTATAGATTTTTGGATGTCAATAATGTGAGAGCCAGAATTAATACTGGCGGAGATATGTGGTGGGATCTTCCAGGAGGTATCGGATCACAATATTTTATTCCAGCAGCAGGAACTGCTACATCTTTATTCGCAGGAGCCTTATGGATTGGTGGACTGGATGTTAATGGTCAGCTAAAGTTAGCTGCTCAGAAGTTTAGACAAGATGGTATCGATTACTGGACTGGTCCACTTACTGTGGATGGAACAGCAGCTATTGATTCAGAAACTTGTGCTGAATACGACAAGCATTTTAAGGTAACTCGTGAGGAAGTGGATTTATTCCTAGCTTGGTGGGCTTCTGAAAATAAAGAAGAAGATTTCCCAGGTTATGCAATACCAGAATCTTTTTATGAGTGGCCAGCCCATGGTGATGTTTCATTGAATCAAAGTTATTACTTAGCTCCATTCTTCGATATGGATAAAGATGGTGATTATGACCCTGAAAATGGTGATTATCCTTATTATGATGTATATAATGAACTTTGCCCTATCAATTTTAAAGATGATCCAAATTATGTGCCTGCTCAAACTAGAGAGTCTGAGATAGGTATTGTAACTGGTGGTATTTTGGTTGACCAGGTTTTAAAAGGTGACCAGACTTTATGGTGGGTGTTCAACGATAAGGGTAATGCACATACCGAATCTGAAGGTGCAGCTATTGGTTTAGAAATTAGAGGTCAGGCTTTTGCCTTCGCGACTAATGATGTAGTCAATAACATGACTTTTTATAGTTACGAAATTATTAACCGTTCTACATTTAGATTAACGGAAACTTATTTCTCACCATGGGTAGATACCGATTTAGGTAAAGCTGATGATGATTATGTAGGTTGTGATGTTGGTCGTGGATTAGGTTATTGTTATAATGGTAAAGCTGTTGATGGAAACAATGAGCCAGAATCTTATGGTTCTCAACCACCTGCAATTGGTGTTGACTTCTTCCAAGGACCTTATTTAGATCCTGATCAAACGGATAACCCTAAATATACCTATATTACTGATATTGTAACAGGTGATACTATCGAAGAAGTTCAAATCGTTGATGAGAGTATCAATGGAGTGAATTTTGGTAATGGTATTGTTGATGATGAACGTTATGGTATGAGACGTTTTGTTTACCATAATAATGGTGGTGCAGCCTATATGAGTGATCCTAGTTCAGCTCCTGAATATTATAACCTACTTAGAGGTATCTGGAAGGATAATACTCAAATGATGTATGGTGGTAATGCTCACGTTTCTTCTGGTGCTGTTGGTCCTGAAACTAATTTTATGTTCCCTGGCAATTCTGACCCTTGGAATTGGGGTACTGGTTCTCTTCCTCCTAATGGTGGATATAACCAAGATGGTAAATATTGGACAGAAGAAGAAGCTGGTAACCAACCTGCTGATAGACGTTTTATGCAATCTGCTGGTCCTTTCGTACTAGAGTCTGGTGCTGTCAACTATATTACTGTTGGTATTCCTTGGGCACGTGCTGCTTCAGGGGGGCCATTTGCATCTGTTGAATTACTGCGTGTAGTTGATGATAAATGTCAAGCGCTATTCGATAACTGTTTTAAAGTTATTGATGGTCCTAATGCTCCAGATTTAACCTTTAGTGAATTAGATCAAGAAGTTATCTTTTATATCTCAAATAGAGAGACCAGTAATAACTACGGTGAAGCTTATAGAGAAAAAGATCCTAATATTAACTCTCCTGATACCGTAGAATGGGATGAGTATTATTCTTTTGAAGGATATCAAATTTATCAACTAAGTGATGCTTCTGTTACTGTTGAAGATTTCCGTGATGCAGATAAAGCCCGTTTAATTGCTCAGTACGATATTAAAAATGGTATTGGTCGTTTAATTAATTATGAGTTTGACGAGTCATTAAGTGCATCCGTACCTGTTTTGGCCGTTGATGGTTCTGATAATGGAATTAGCCACTCTTTTATGCTTACTGAAGATGCCTTTGCAGAAGGCTCTAAAGAATTGGTAAATAATAAGCAGTATTATTTCTCTGCCTTAGCTTATGCTCATAATAATTTTATGACTTATACTCAGGAACCAGGTGTATTGAATGGCCTTTATGGTCAAAAACTTCCTTACTTGTCTGGTAGAAAAAATATTAAAACTTATACCGTTATTCCTCATCGTCCAGTTAATGGTGCTGTTGTGAACTCCTCTTATGGTGACCAACCTCAAATTACTAGAATAGAAGGAAAAGGTAATGGTAATATGATTATTGAGTT
Coding sequences:
- a CDS encoding T9SS type A sorting domain-containing protein translates to MKNIYRLLLILLSFSVLAPVNAREHQGTNKSANHVKSTAAGCTQATSYRFLDVNNVRARINTGGDMWWDLPGGIGSQYFIPAAGTATSLFAGALWIGGLDVNGQLKLAAQKFRQDGIDYWTGPLTVDGTAAIDSETCAEYDKHFKVTREEVDLFLAWWASENKEEDFPGYAIPESFYEWPAHGDVSLNQSYYLAPFFDMDKDGDYDPENGDYPYYDVYNELCPINFKDDPNYVPAQTRESEIGIVTGGILVDQVLKGDQTLWWVFNDKGNAHTESEGAAIGLEIRGQAFAFATNDVVNNMTFYSYEIINRSTFRLTETYFSPWVDTDLGKADDDYVGCDVGRGLGYCYNGKAVDGNNEPESYGSQPPAIGVDFFQGPYLDPDQTDNPKYTYITDIVTGDTIEEVQIVDESINGVNFGNGIVDDERYGMRRFVYHNNGGAAYMSDPSSAPEYYNLLRGIWKDNTQMMYGGNAHVSSGAVGPETNFMFPGNSDPWNWGTGSLPPNGGYNQDGKYWTEEEAGNQPADRRFMQSAGPFVLESGAVNYITVGIPWARAASGGPFASVELLRVVDDKCQALFDNCFKVIDGPNAPDLTFSELDQEVIFYISNRETSNNYGEAYREKDPNINSPDTVEWDEYYSFEGYQIYQLSDASVTVEDFRDADKARLIAQYDIKNGIGRLINYEFDESLSASVPVLAVDGSDNGISHSFMLTEDAFAEGSKELVNNKQYYFSALAYAHNNFMTYTQEPGVLNGLYGQKLPYLSGRKNIKTYTVIPHRPVNGAVVNSSYGDQPQITRIEGKGNGNMIIELTDETIDEIMSRPPADSINHLGTDTYPIAYEAKYKRGYGPVDIRVVDPLNVKGGQFELRFDSMYRELNYDVTGNLAIISGGDTASMYVSGWKLKDVETGEIYRSETSIITRNEQIIGDLGFAVNLEQIYYSGPYLVGKRPDGTDQISVYDVLAPNNNVLSSEILFADSSNQWFGGQRDFDFPGTAFDWIRAGSSFAGDVGDAADDDMNGQSNPWDPNANFEGIVGGTWAPYSMTAAYNQNDYGPAFDKDSRADNPLSNISSIDFVITSDKSKWTRCPVIEMQHDRSLSEGGVERFGLRASPSIDKDGNFAELGAEPSDNEEDANYISSHGMGWFPGYAINVETGERLNIIYGENSWLSAENGRDMKWNPTASVTSNIDGSILFGGMHYVYVMRPGQFEGNQQVASMTFPAYDAGKSYRDELEAAVTSVFPMFAYSQIFSTGMWTTIPYADQNSFLNNDVKVKIRVAKPYARHYTGIPIPDTVETVYGKVNNNYPLYQFSTREDATDYGVETAYDEDMDMIRAVPNPYYAYSTYETVPLDNRIKITNLPDKCSVTIYNLAGTKIREFQKDNAVTSVEWDLKNFAGVPIAGGMYLIHVEADFNGTKKERVIKWLGMLRKSDLNTF